CGCGAGGAAGCAGCAATGATTATGAGTCATGCGATGGACTACACGGGTCAATCGACTGCGCTATCGGACAGTCAGGTGGAGCAGCAGCTGAATCATTTCTCTGACCGCAAAGAGGTATCCAATTGGGCGAAAAAGGCGGTGGCTGCTACTGCGCAGAGTGCCATCGTACAAGGGAATCAGGGACATTTTGAGCCACAAAGTCATGTGACTCGCGCGCAGGCAGCCAGTATGATCCGGCGTTTGTTGCAAAAAGCAGGCTGGATCAATGCGGGATAGCAGGTGTTACAATTAATACGAAGGCACGAAGGCACGAAGGCACGAAGGCACGAAGGCACGAAGGCACGAAGGCACGAAGGCACGAAGGCACGAAGGCGCACGTTTTATATGTATAAAAAAGCCGCATGGACGTAAGATAACGTCTGCATGCGGCTTTTTCTTTGTATTCGATAGGATGCTACAACCACTTTGACTGTATCGTCAAAATATATAAGCGGCACGCATTCCAATTCATCTTTTAACAATTAACTATCATCAATACATAATCCATTACACTGCGCATCGACTGACGCACAATGACACGGTATCCCGCTATTCCCGCAAACGATAGCTTTCTGGCGAACAACCGACTTCTTCACGGAACATGCGGCTGAAATGGGCAGGCTGCTTGAAGCCGGAGCGGCGGCTGATTTCGCTGATTGGCAGATCGTGCTGATATTGCAGCAGTAGCTTTGCCTGATTGATTCGGCGATGATACAAATATTTGAAAATGGTCATGCCTGTCCATTCCTTGAATAGCGACGACGCATACGAGCGCGATAGATGCAGGTGGTCGGCGATTTGCTCCAGCGTCACATCGTGCATATAATGCTGCTCAATATAGTCGACGATATGATGGGCATACATCTCTTTGCCTTCACGCACGACCGGGCGTTCCTGCCGCTGACAGCATTCAGCGAGCAATGCCAGTAGATCACACAGCTTCATCATAAAAGGCAGCGGAATCTGACCCTGCTGCGGCTCATGCGACAGTCGGCTTAACTGCTCCAGCAGCACTTCCAGATCGCTGCGCTCCTGAAGCGTCAGCTGTAACCGAATCCCGCCGGATTGCTCAAACGGCAGCAGCAGCTTGTCAGCATAGCTCGTCTGCACATATTCACTCAACAGCGCAGGGTCAAAATGCAGCGTAGAGCGCACGTACGGATGCCCCGGCTGTGGATGTGGACGATGCAGAGTACGACCGTGCATCAGTAGCACATCGCCCGGATGCAGCTGGTAGATGCTTTCCCCGACAATATAGGTGCACAGACCTTCGTGAAAATAGTAAATTTCGTAATGCAGATGAGAATGAAATCCGTCCGCCGCCACTGGTGCAAACGCACGCGTTTCCCGATAGCCGAGGTTGACGGCTTGCTCCATCCGCAGTGCATCCGGCATGAATGCTGCACCTCCCGATGATAACGATTACATTTGCTTCTATTGTAGCATGTCATCAAGGGAGGAACAGACCTTTTGCTGGATTTGGGGGGATGAAGTTTGCACGATTATATCGGTATTCATAATCAGTTATAGTCTGGAAATGGTCATTTAGGGTCTGTGGCGAATTATTGGCTTGCATCCGTAGCTGCTGAGCTTGCTGTCTCCTCAGCTGGTTGACTTGCAAAGCCTTCCATTGCATTTGGACGATTCCATGCGCGCTGCTGGGCGAGTAGGCAGATTTCGGCTGCTTTGAACGCATGCTCTTGGGTCATCGCATGTTCGGTACGATCCAGTACATCGCGGATTAGCTGCCCAAAGAATGGATATCCAACTTTACCAGAGACGTCAAAATGATATTCGCCCTCATGATTCACCAGATACACGTGGTTGCCGCCCGGCTCGCGTCCTACATCGATATATTTGCGCAGTTCGATATAGCCGTCCGTGCCGAGAATGGTCGTGCGTCCGTCGCCCCATGTGCCAAGCCCATTCGGTGTAAACCAGTCTACGCGCATATATCCCGATGCGCCGCTGCTACCGGTCAGCGAGATTTCACCGAAGTCTTCCAGCTCGGGATACTGCGGATGATTGAAATTAGCCACTCGACTGAAATTGATATGTGCATCCGATGATGAGCTGAACGTCAGAAATTGCTCAATCTGGTGACTGCCAATGTCGCACAGAATACCGCCATATTTCTCGCGTTGAAAGAACCATTCGGGTCGCCGCTGTGCTGCCAGCAGATGCGGTCCAGTGCCTATGACCTGCACCACGTCGCCAATCGCTTGCTGCTGGATGAGTTGATGCGCGTAGATTGTGCTCTCTTGGTGCAGTCGTTCACTGTAATAGACCATATATTTGCGTCCAGTACGCGCAGTTTCGATACGTGCTTCCACTAACTGTTCTAACGTAGTGAAAGGGGCTTTATCGGTAAAGTAATCTTTGCCCGCCTGCATGACGCGAATACCGAGCGGACCGCGTTCGGAAGTTACCGCTGCCGCTGCGACCAGCAGCACCTCATCGTCATGCAGCACCGTTTCCAATGAAGGAGCAATGCGTGCTTCGGGGTGCTTGCTTTGCAGCGACTCAGCGCGGTGTGGATCGGAGTCGTAGATCCATCGCAGCGTTCCGCCAGCGTTGATCAGCTCGGCGCACATGCCATAAATATGTCCGTGATCTAGCGCTACCGCCGCAAATACAAATTCGCCGGGCGCGCATACAGGTTCATTGTGATAGTCCGTAGTTGGTGCGTAAAACATGCCATCCTTGCTCATTCATCATCGTTCCCTTCCTAATTAGATTGCTTTTATTTGTAGGTTGCGCTCAGATCGGCAGGGGCGGTAGTATCTTCCTCTGCCGTCTGTCCGGGCTGGTACACCGATTGTTGCCGTCGCTGCTGTAGCTGTTGGTCAAATGCCTGTTCATCCAGCGGCAATTGCACCCAATCATCCGTCCAAGTGGACAGCAGCATCGCATTGGACAGTGTTAATCCGCGAATGCCTTCCACACCCGGTGATAGCAGAGGAGTTCCTGTTACAATCGCTTCGATCCAATTGCGAATAATGCCGGTATGACCGCTTTCCTGTTCACTGATCGGAATATCACATTGCCAGCATTCCGGGCTGCCAAATTTGCCGGTATAGCGAGCATTGAATTCCGGTTCCGACTCGCGTAGCCGCCAGAAGGTCAGTTTGTCATGTTCGATCACGATTTT
The sequence above is drawn from the Paenibacillus sp. JQZ6Y-1 genome and encodes:
- a CDS encoding helix-turn-helix transcriptional regulator codes for the protein MPDALRMEQAVNLGYRETRAFAPVAADGFHSHLHYEIYYFHEGLCTYIVGESIYQLHPGDVLLMHGRTLHRPHPQPGHPYVRSTLHFDPALLSEYVQTSYADKLLLPFEQSGGIRLQLTLQERSDLEVLLEQLSRLSHEPQQGQIPLPFMMKLCDLLALLAECCQRQERPVVREGKEMYAHHIVDYIEQHYMHDVTLEQIADHLHLSRSYASSLFKEWTGMTIFKYLYHRRINQAKLLLQYQHDLPISEISRRSGFKQPAHFSRMFREEVGCSPESYRLRE
- a CDS encoding Gfo/Idh/MocA family protein, which produces MSKDGMFYAPTTDYHNEPVCAPGEFVFAAVALDHGHIYGMCAELINAGGTLRWIYDSDPHRAESLQSKHPEARIAPSLETVLHDDEVLLVAAAAVTSERGPLGIRVMQAGKDYFTDKAPFTTLEQLVEARIETARTGRKYMVYYSERLHQESTIYAHQLIQQQAIGDVVQVIGTGPHLLAAQRRPEWFFQREKYGGILCDIGSHQIEQFLTFSSSSDAHINFSRVANFNHPQYPELEDFGEISLTGSSGASGYMRVDWFTPNGLGTWGDGRTTILGTDGYIELRKYIDVGREPGGNHVYLVNHEGEYHFDVSGKVGYPFFGQLIRDVLDRTEHAMTQEHAFKAAEICLLAQQRAWNRPNAMEGFASQPAEETASSAATDASQ